One window from the genome of Lentibacillus daqui encodes:
- a CDS encoding KDGP aldolase — protein sequence MREKLYGKILFNFLASDAVNAAAVIEAGSGYVVPGIVSNQYDSIEAAATKVKELKTVADMISVGLGGGGNVANWKKVLDIAITSEPGHLNQPFEMAPYTKGFLDARKTSKQLVNALVQPTGEVGKIQLANSGDMLCVEEFIDIAAGFGIESIKMMPVKGTQHLGELIYLTKIAAAKGIRGIEPAGGIDANNIKDIVQGVKNIDIEFFMPHIFGSTIDKETGETIPSKVREILAMVEGL from the coding sequence ATGAGAGAAAAACTTTACGGTAAAATTCTATTTAATTTTTTAGCTAGTGATGCTGTTAATGCAGCTGCCGTTATTGAGGCAGGTTCTGGTTATGTCGTACCAGGTATTGTTTCAAATCAGTACGATTCGATTGAGGCTGCAGCTACTAAGGTTAAGGAACTAAAAACAGTTGCGGATATGATTAGTGTTGGTCTTGGAGGCGGGGGAAACGTTGCTAATTGGAAGAAAGTATTGGATATTGCTATTACATCGGAACCAGGCCATTTAAACCAGCCATTTGAGATGGCTCCATACACAAAAGGTTTTTTGGACGCTAGAAAAACGTCAAAACAGTTAGTTAACGCACTTGTTCAGCCAACCGGAGAAGTTGGAAAGATTCAACTTGCTAATTCAGGCGATATGTTGTGTGTCGAGGAGTTTATCGACATTGCTGCTGGGTTTGGTATAGAAAGTATTAAAATGATGCCGGTTAAAGGAACTCAACATTTAGGAGAGCTCATCTATCTGACAAAAATTGCTGCCGCAAAAGGAATTCGTGGCATAGAACCTGCTGGTGGAATTGATGCAAATAATATTAAAGATATAGTCCAAGGTGTGAAGAATATCGACATCGAATTTTTTATGCCACATATTTTTGGATCAACAATTGACAAGGAAACAGGGGAAACAATTCCTTCTAAAGTACGAGAAATTCTAGCAATGGTGGAGGGGTTATAA
- a CDS encoding TRAP transporter large permease subunit, producing MLEIIVPLALLFIIALVKQIPKIGGDIRVALIAAAISSAVISGLHPAETLLAFIDGIDRLSWIIMLSVFGSLYAESQAKLGTIDTTLNTLRSAFGNSPKGLIVAIFITLILAGSLLGDAIAAATVIGFLVIHSLTELKLKPEQIGMIILLGASIGSIMPPITQGVFLSASLVGIDPGPVIKLAYITVTIGGIFAILESLRFVRGKKMPQELIPEKSVVRILKERWKTLIPLFVLIAIILANTLFDYNIFTEFAVLTFVVEPLQEIKILQGVTFEVVSAIIIAFLVSFLFPSVRKDTKAIFKNGLVKVNRTVQIQLCAGIMVGVFYASGLIDKVALMTEGLASSMVKLGGALSMVVVGMLTGSQTTSQSVIVTFLAPILENMNVDPDLIALGASHIAAAGQNMPPVGLTAFVVCGLIGGILNKQVDPVKVMMLALPNSLYFLAIGLVVWFI from the coding sequence ATGCTAGAAATTATCGTACCATTAGCATTATTGTTTATAATTGCCTTGGTTAAGCAAATACCTAAGATTGGTGGTGATATTAGAGTCGCTCTTATTGCAGCTGCCATTTCATCCGCGGTTATTTCCGGGTTGCATCCAGCTGAAACACTTCTCGCATTTATCGACGGGATTGATCGCTTGTCCTGGATTATTATGCTGTCCGTGTTTGGAAGCTTGTATGCTGAATCCCAGGCTAAATTAGGCACCATTGATACCACTTTGAATACGCTTCGTTCTGCTTTTGGAAATTCGCCAAAGGGATTGATTGTCGCAATATTTATTACGTTAATTCTGGCCGGGTCTTTACTTGGGGATGCAATCGCAGCTGCTACCGTCATTGGATTTCTCGTTATCCATTCACTAACCGAATTAAAATTAAAGCCGGAACAAATTGGCATGATTATTTTACTTGGTGCTTCCATCGGCTCTATTATGCCTCCGATTACGCAAGGTGTTTTTTTATCGGCCTCACTGGTCGGTATTGATCCTGGCCCTGTTATAAAACTTGCATACATAACCGTTACCATCGGCGGCATATTTGCTATTCTGGAATCGCTCCGTTTTGTCCGCGGAAAGAAAATGCCCCAAGAATTAATTCCAGAAAAATCTGTTGTGCGAATTTTAAAGGAAAGATGGAAGACGCTGATTCCACTATTTGTTCTCATTGCAATCATCCTGGCTAACACACTGTTTGATTATAATATTTTCACGGAATTTGCCGTTTTAACTTTTGTTGTGGAACCTTTACAAGAGATTAAAATTTTACAAGGAGTGACATTTGAAGTTGTAAGTGCGATCATCATTGCCTTTTTGGTCAGCTTCTTATTTCCATCTGTTCGCAAAGATACAAAAGCAATATTCAAAAATGGATTAGTAAAAGTCAATCGAACCGTACAGATTCAGCTGTGTGCAGGAATTATGGTCGGGGTCTTTTATGCATCAGGGTTGATTGACAAGGTTGCCCTAATGACCGAGGGATTGGCTTCTTCCATGGTGAAATTAGGAGGAGCACTCTCGATGGTGGTTGTCGGCATGCTCACCGGATCTCAGACAACTTCCCAATCCGTGATCGTTACCTTTCTTGCCCCAATTCTTGAAAACATGAATGTAGATCCCGATTTGATTGCTTTAGGTGCTTCCCATATTGCTGCAGCAGGTCAAAATATGCCACCGGTAGGGTTAACAGCATTTGTTGTCTGCGGGCTAATTGGTGGGATACTAAATAAACAGGTAGATCCCGTAAAGGTAATGATGCTTGCGCTGCCAAACTCATTATACTTTTTAGCTATCGGATTGGTGGTGTGGTTCATCTAA
- a CDS encoding SIS domain-containing protein has translation MLHNYFSKIIDLMNVVEKDEYQAMNQAAQKVSETIQNGGVIHLFGCGHSHILTEEVYYRAGGLVPIHPILHEPLMLHEGAVSSSSFERKNDYANTFMDGQDIRKGDILFVISTSGRNPVPVDVAHIAKMKGAFVIGITSIAYSSSQPSRHTSGEHLYDAVDLIINNHAPVGDALLSHDKVKVNFSPSSTVIGATILNAIFAESIKQMAENDFEPPVFLSGNIEDADKHNQKLIDMYSERIKL, from the coding sequence ATGCTTCATAATTACTTCAGTAAAATCATTGATTTGATGAACGTGGTTGAAAAAGATGAGTATCAAGCAATGAATCAAGCGGCACAAAAAGTATCAGAGACTATTCAAAATGGGGGTGTAATCCATTTATTCGGTTGTGGTCATTCACATATTTTAACGGAAGAGGTCTATTATCGCGCGGGAGGATTAGTGCCTATACATCCCATTTTACATGAACCGTTAATGCTTCACGAAGGTGCCGTTAGTTCGTCATCATTTGAACGAAAAAATGATTATGCAAATACATTCATGGATGGACAAGATATTCGTAAAGGTGATATTCTATTCGTTATTTCAACATCAGGAAGAAACCCAGTTCCAGTGGATGTTGCTCACATTGCCAAAATGAAAGGTGCCTTTGTGATTGGAATTACATCCATAGCATATTCATCAAGTCAACCATCGCGCCATACAAGCGGAGAGCATTTGTATGATGCTGTAGACTTAATTATCAATAATCATGCCCCCGTTGGAGATGCACTTTTATCACATGATAAGGTAAAAGTAAATTTTTCACCAAGCTCGACTGTTATAGGTGCAACCATCTTAAATGCAATTTTTGCTGAATCAATTAAACAAATGGCTGAAAATGATTTTGAACCACCAGTTTTCTTAAGTGGAAATATAGAAGATGCGGATAAACATAATCAGAAGTTGATTGATATGTATAGTGAACGGATTAAGCTCTAA
- a CDS encoding creatininase family protein, translating to MDFQYQNSFEVSEKINRFKIAILPIGAVEAHGPHLPLGTDNLLAERLSMKLAERVNGFVLPTLPYGQVWSLRNFPGSINVSNTSLINLLVDIGGSLYKQGFTTFAMVNGHLGNGTALKEAARILYESYPELRVFYFFYPGMSKAAEEVRETKSAHGTYFHACEIETSYMLYLAPEHVDMDKAITDIPDIPMHADVTPTPWEEFTKTAVLGDAKIATKEKGKYIVDISLENMVKLIKEL from the coding sequence ATGGATTTTCAATATCAAAATTCCTTTGAGGTATCGGAAAAGATCAATCGTTTTAAAATTGCCATTTTACCAATCGGCGCTGTTGAAGCGCATGGACCACATTTGCCGTTAGGAACAGATAACCTACTAGCTGAGCGGCTATCAATGAAATTGGCGGAGCGTGTCAATGGTTTTGTTTTACCAACGTTGCCATATGGGCAAGTGTGGAGTTTGCGTAACTTTCCGGGGAGTATCAATGTAAGTAACACCTCTCTCATCAATCTTCTTGTTGATATTGGTGGGAGTCTGTATAAACAAGGGTTTACGACATTTGCAATGGTGAATGGCCACCTGGGCAATGGGACAGCATTAAAAGAAGCAGCACGTATCCTATATGAATCCTATCCGGAATTACGGGTGTTTTATTTCTTTTATCCTGGTATGAGTAAAGCGGCGGAAGAGGTGCGTGAAACAAAATCAGCACATGGAACGTATTTCCACGCTTGTGAGATTGAAACATCATATATGCTTTATTTAGCCCCAGAACATGTTGATATGGACAAGGCAATCACTGATATTCCTGATATACCAATGCATGCTGATGTGACGCCTACACCTTGGGAGGAATTTACAAAAACAGCAGTATTGGGTGATGCAAAAATTGCCACAAAGGAAAAAGGAAAGTATATTGTTGATATATCCTTGGAAAATATGGTTAAGCTTATCAAGGAACTATAG
- the ggt gene encoding gamma-glutamyltransferase — MIHRNKKLLSIFMGLLLLFSSLIVQGGTVYANDTEHEPENPGIKAEQLAEGDQGMVVTAHPLASKVGADVLRRGGNAVDAAVAIQYALNVVEPMMSGIGGGGFMMYYDAKTEDISVINSRERAPAGATPDMFMTSDGTVMPFPDRVESGRSVGVPGTLKGLETALFKWGTMPMDELIQPAINMAEDGVEVNWVLADAIAGNTEKLSRTAAKDVFLPNGEPLKEGDLLVQKDLAKTFKLIADQGTDVFYDGEISLALADVVQDFDGSMATADLKRYNVTEDAPAWGDYQGYDIASMPPPSSGGLTMLQLLKMFEKMDLTQHDVRSPEKYHLMTEALHLAYADRGAYMGDPEYIDVPKDGLLHPDYIKQRVDLIDPDHANQDVQPGDPWDFQKDDPGQVVKQIDDKINGETTHFTVADKWGNLVSYTTTNEQLFGSGIMVPGYGVMLNNELTDFDAIPGGANEVQPNKRPLSSMTPTIILKDNKPFMTVGSPGGTTIIASVMQTIVNTIGYNMDLKDAIEEPRIFSSSYPTIRWENGVPDNVRGQLEQMGHTWETKPKEIGNVNSMMFDDEKGVYVGAADSTREGMAIGLSSPSLPYMKELVDQYARFNDIKDADAARLLKTHLTAVAHYKDTGKTDKAVKHMRGLKQLMERQKRQKLISDQAYEVLKSNADSLLEDWEES, encoded by the coding sequence ATGATACATCGCAACAAAAAGCTGTTATCCATTTTCATGGGATTATTACTTCTCTTTTCTAGTTTAATTGTACAAGGCGGAACCGTGTACGCAAATGATACTGAACATGAACCGGAAAACCCTGGGATAAAAGCGGAGCAATTGGCTGAAGGCGACCAAGGGATGGTTGTCACCGCACATCCGTTAGCCTCAAAGGTTGGAGCTGATGTACTAAGACGTGGCGGCAATGCAGTAGATGCGGCTGTTGCAATTCAATATGCACTGAATGTTGTGGAGCCGATGATGTCTGGAATTGGTGGCGGCGGATTTATGATGTACTACGATGCAAAAACAGAAGATATATCTGTTATCAATAGCAGAGAGCGTGCCCCAGCTGGTGCAACACCGGATATGTTTATGACAAGTGATGGTACGGTCATGCCGTTTCCGGATCGGGTGGAAAGCGGGCGATCGGTTGGAGTGCCTGGAACATTGAAAGGACTGGAAACTGCACTGTTCAAATGGGGAACGATGCCAATGGATGAACTGATTCAGCCTGCAATCAACATGGCTGAGGATGGAGTAGAAGTCAATTGGGTTCTGGCCGATGCGATTGCAGGAAACACAGAGAAACTATCGCGGACTGCTGCCAAAGATGTGTTTCTTCCAAACGGAGAGCCACTAAAGGAAGGTGATCTTCTTGTCCAGAAAGATCTCGCGAAAACATTTAAACTCATTGCCGATCAAGGTACAGACGTATTCTATGATGGCGAAATTAGTTTAGCGCTTGCTGATGTTGTTCAGGATTTTGACGGCAGTATGGCTACCGCTGATCTAAAGCGTTACAATGTGACCGAAGATGCGCCTGCTTGGGGAGATTACCAGGGGTACGATATAGCATCGATGCCTCCGCCGAGTTCTGGTGGATTAACTATGTTACAGTTGCTCAAGATGTTTGAAAAGATGGATCTCACGCAACATGATGTGCGTTCTCCGGAAAAATATCATTTGATGACCGAAGCATTGCATCTTGCTTATGCTGACCGCGGGGCTTACATGGGTGATCCGGAATATATCGATGTTCCAAAAGATGGATTACTTCATCCAGACTATATAAAGCAACGTGTTGATTTAATTGACCCTGATCATGCAAATCAAGACGTTCAGCCCGGTGACCCATGGGATTTTCAGAAAGACGATCCAGGGCAAGTCGTTAAGCAAATCGATGATAAAATAAATGGGGAAACCACGCATTTCACTGTTGCTGACAAATGGGGGAACCTTGTTTCTTATACCACGACTAATGAGCAGTTATTTGGATCAGGGATTATGGTCCCGGGCTATGGTGTCATGTTAAATAACGAATTAACTGATTTTGATGCGATTCCTGGTGGAGCAAACGAGGTTCAGCCAAATAAGCGGCCGTTAAGCAGCATGACGCCAACGATTATTTTAAAGGATAACAAGCCATTCATGACGGTAGGATCACCAGGTGGGACAACAATTATCGCCTCGGTCATGCAAACCATTGTAAATACCATTGGTTACAATATGGATTTGAAAGATGCGATTGAAGAGCCACGCATCTTTAGCAGCAGCTATCCGACCATCCGCTGGGAGAATGGTGTTCCGGACAACGTAAGAGGTCAGCTTGAACAGATGGGGCATACTTGGGAAACAAAACCAAAGGAAATCGGAAATGTCAATAGCATGATGTTTGATGACGAAAAAGGAGTATATGTTGGTGCTGCTGATTCCACCAGGGAGGGCATGGCAATTGGTTTGTCGTCACCAAGCCTTCCTTATATGAAAGAACTGGTAGATCAGTATGCGCGATTTAATGATATCAAAGATGCTGATGCAGCCAGATTACTAAAAACTCATTTGACAGCTGTTGCCCATTACAAAGATACGGGAAAAACGGACAAGGCTGTGAAACATATGCGAGGATTGAAGCAACTCATGGAACGACAAAAACGACAAAAACTAATTTCTGATCAGGCTTATGAGGTATTGAAATCAAATGCCGATTCTTTGCTGGAGGATTGGGAGGAAAGTTGA
- a CDS encoding RNA-guided endonuclease InsQ/TnpB family protein: protein MLTYNKKVRLMVTKENKQLLDSQSRMCNWLYNQLLDAVEEDYRNGNKKKLLSGRNLRNEVPKIKGENPFLFKVHSSPLKNTALRLKDAYERFFDPKLMNEKPKYRSWKKKWFSLYYDEPKKGFKLLDANQFSLSFGKLTDEEHKELKKKDKKAKKTIKIKVGLVEAVELSKTERIKTLRITKDLDSYYAIFTIEDAKEITKIEEQSFIVFDPNHKNLAVGLGSDGKSYELKSMNALLKYWDKRIDEIKSKRDKCEKFNKLVCTPNVTYFEPSKRWKRLNHVLEKAQLKRREQMKTLLFSYAHYFSKRFDAIYIGDYTPTPDVAKYGTMRRAMLNQTPVGKFRSILNWVQAKSGKYYQKIDERDTTKTCCVCGHHEKKDPSIRSFTCVNYGTTLSRDINSTVNIGKKAKKRLPRAGYIGVESPMYTVWWDFKQAKIACGLTPSAGLGK from the coding sequence ATGCTTACGTATAATAAAAAGGTACGATTGATGGTTACAAAAGAAAACAAGCAGTTACTCGATTCTCAATCCAGAATGTGCAACTGGCTGTACAATCAATTGCTGGACGCGGTGGAGGAAGATTATCGCAATGGAAACAAGAAAAAACTGCTTTCCGGTAGAAACCTGAGGAATGAAGTACCGAAAATAAAAGGGGAAAACCCATTTTTGTTTAAAGTCCATTCCTCCCCATTGAAAAATACGGCATTACGGTTAAAAGATGCCTATGAACGATTTTTTGATCCAAAATTAATGAATGAGAAACCAAAATATCGTTCATGGAAAAAGAAGTGGTTTTCGCTATATTATGATGAACCAAAAAAAGGGTTTAAATTATTGGACGCCAATCAATTTTCCTTAAGTTTTGGCAAGTTAACAGATGAAGAACATAAGGAATTAAAGAAAAAAGATAAAAAGGCTAAGAAGACCATCAAAATCAAAGTTGGACTTGTGGAAGCGGTAGAACTAAGCAAAACGGAGAGAATCAAAACCCTTCGCATTACAAAGGATCTGGATTCGTATTATGCCATTTTTACAATAGAAGATGCCAAGGAAATCACCAAAATAGAGGAACAATCGTTTATTGTATTTGATCCCAACCATAAGAATTTGGCAGTAGGATTAGGTAGTGATGGAAAATCATATGAATTGAAATCGATGAATGCACTGTTGAAGTATTGGGATAAACGAATCGATGAAATCAAATCAAAACGGGACAAATGTGAAAAATTTAATAAGCTGGTATGCACCCCAAACGTCACCTATTTTGAGCCAAGCAAACGTTGGAAAAGACTTAATCATGTCTTGGAAAAAGCGCAATTAAAACGTCGAGAACAAATGAAGACGCTGTTATTTAGCTATGCGCATTATTTTTCCAAGCGTTTCGATGCGATCTACATTGGTGATTATACTCCGACTCCCGATGTGGCAAAGTACGGGACGATGAGAAGGGCCATGTTAAATCAAACACCAGTCGGTAAATTCAGGAGTATTTTGAACTGGGTGCAGGCAAAAAGCGGTAAATATTATCAAAAGATCGATGAACGTGACACAACCAAAACCTGTTGTGTCTGTGGTCATCACGAGAAAAAGGACCCATCCATTCGCAGCTTTACATGTGTAAACTACGGTACAACGCTTTCGAGAGATATCAACAGTACAGTTAATATCGGAAAGAAAGCCAAAAAGCGATTGCCTCGCGCAGGCTACATAGGTGTGGAATCCCCTATGTATACAGTTTGGTGGGATTTTAAACAGGCAAAGATTGCTTGTGGTTTGACCCCATCTGCTGGCCTCGGGAAGTAA
- a CDS encoding phosphotriesterase family protein — MSFIRTFHGDIEPAKLGFTYSHEHIVCRPPYWVEQKADDLLLDDKEKSRLDVKDFKDLGGQAIVDATAVDYGRDVYAVKEIAEETGVTIVGTAGFNKSFLWSAPIPEHVKRVTGDYDTYYVWIDAKSINKLADFVIQEVEEGLEGTAIRGGQVKFGTGYNRISPLEEKTLRAVARAHHETKAPLHSHTEAGTMGLEQAELLKSEGINLEYISFGHMDRNPDPFYHEKIAKTGALLSFDGISKIKYAPDSTRVHCILELVKKGYEDQILVSGDTARKSYYKHYDYGLGLENIIGKWVPRFIEEANQNGFDGEKLINKFFVKNPARCFAFKK; from the coding sequence ATGAGTTTTATTAGAACATTTCATGGTGATATAGAACCGGCTAAATTAGGGTTTACCTATTCACACGAGCATATTGTTTGCAGACCACCGTATTGGGTTGAACAAAAAGCAGATGATTTGCTGTTGGATGATAAAGAAAAATCCAGGTTGGATGTTAAAGATTTCAAAGACCTTGGTGGACAGGCGATTGTAGATGCAACTGCTGTTGATTATGGACGTGATGTTTATGCTGTGAAAGAAATTGCAGAAGAAACAGGGGTCACCATTGTGGGAACCGCTGGATTCAATAAGAGTTTTTTATGGTCTGCTCCCATTCCCGAGCACGTTAAAAGGGTAACAGGTGATTATGATACGTATTATGTATGGATTGATGCAAAATCTATTAATAAACTTGCCGATTTTGTTATTCAGGAAGTGGAAGAGGGGTTGGAAGGTACAGCGATCCGTGGAGGTCAAGTGAAATTTGGAACAGGTTATAACAGAATATCACCGTTGGAAGAAAAGACTTTACGTGCAGTAGCAAGAGCGCATCATGAAACGAAGGCTCCACTTCATTCCCATACAGAGGCCGGAACGATGGGACTTGAACAAGCTGAACTATTAAAGAGTGAAGGTATTAACTTAGAATATATTAGCTTTGGGCATATGGATCGGAATCCTGATCCTTTTTATCATGAAAAAATAGCTAAAACTGGAGCATTACTTTCGTTTGATGGTATTTCCAAAATAAAATATGCACCGGACAGCACACGTGTGCATTGTATTTTAGAGCTTGTTAAAAAGGGTTATGAAGATCAAATTTTAGTAAGTGGAGATACAGCAAGAAAATCTTATTACAAGCATTACGACTATGGATTAGGACTAGAAAATATTATTGGGAAATGGGTTCCTCGCTTTATTGAGGAGGCCAATCAGAATGGATTCGACGGAGAAAAATTAATTAATAAGTTTTTCGTTAAGAACCCTGCACGATGCTTTGCATTTAAAAAGTAA
- a CDS encoding IS256 family transposase, which yields MSQSITDHDFINQLDNLVRDFVKEQLETIMEEERKQFFEVEHPELKQVKNGYYKRSLDTKHGHIDDLAVPRDRHGDFQTELFDPYQRRDQWVGETVTRMYQKGVSTREIGEMIEHMLGSSYSATTVSNITEATVENIEAWQQRPLNKRYSVLYLDGTYLKLRRDDVANEVVYIVIGVNENGYREILGFYVGGQESSLGWKEILIDLYERGAEEVLLGVFDGLPGLETAMKEVYPKADVQRCVVHKIRNALNAVRKKDQTAIAEDLKPIYQASTKEEARKQFNAFKQVWQSKHPKVVKSWEEDLEVLLTFLDYPSSIQRVIYTSNIIERTMKEIKKRTKTMNSLPSERATEKVVYLQVTDYNQRWGERKLRGFASAYQQLQDMFEKRYGKPNNI from the coding sequence ATGTCTCAAAGTATAACGGATCATGACTTTATAAATCAACTGGATAACCTTGTACGTGACTTTGTCAAAGAGCAGTTGGAGACCATCATGGAGGAAGAAAGAAAGCAGTTTTTCGAGGTAGAACACCCTGAATTGAAACAAGTGAAAAACGGTTATTACAAACGGTCCCTTGATACCAAACACGGTCATATTGATGATCTCGCAGTACCTCGTGATCGCCATGGTGACTTTCAGACGGAATTATTTGATCCTTACCAACGCCGTGATCAGTGGGTAGGTGAAACAGTGACGCGCATGTATCAGAAAGGCGTTAGTACGCGTGAAATTGGGGAAATGATTGAACATATGCTAGGATCTTCCTACTCCGCCACAACCGTCAGTAACATCACGGAAGCGACAGTTGAAAATATTGAGGCCTGGCAGCAACGCCCATTGAATAAACGCTACTCAGTCCTCTATTTGGACGGAACCTATTTAAAGTTGCGCCGGGATGACGTTGCCAATGAGGTCGTCTACATCGTCATTGGAGTTAATGAGAATGGCTACCGCGAAATTCTCGGATTTTATGTAGGCGGTCAGGAAAGTTCCTTGGGCTGGAAAGAGATTTTGATAGATCTTTACGAGCGCGGGGCTGAAGAAGTGTTGCTTGGTGTGTTTGACGGTCTTCCCGGGTTGGAAACAGCTATGAAAGAGGTGTACCCAAAAGCCGATGTCCAGCGATGCGTTGTTCATAAAATCCGCAATGCGTTAAATGCCGTGCGTAAAAAGGATCAGACAGCCATAGCAGAAGACTTAAAACCTATTTATCAGGCAAGTACCAAAGAAGAAGCCAGAAAGCAATTTAACGCATTTAAGCAGGTTTGGCAATCGAAGCATCCTAAAGTCGTGAAATCATGGGAAGAAGATCTAGAAGTGCTTCTGACTTTCCTGGATTACCCATCGTCTATCCAGCGCGTGATATACACGTCGAACATCATCGAGCGGACGATGAAGGAAATCAAGAAGCGCACAAAAACCATGAACAGTTTACCAAGCGAAAGGGCGACAGAAAAAGTAGTGTACCTTCAAGTAACCGACTATAACCAAAGATGGGGAGAACGAAAATTAAGGGGATTCGCAAGCGCTTATCAGCAGCTACAGGACATGTTTGAAAAACGATACGGGAAACCAAATAATATCTGA
- a CDS encoding aspartate/glutamate racemase family protein — protein sequence MNMKKLGILMLDTGFYRPKGDIGNPETFPYPVAYQTVEKATVKRAVKMSDSILIGSFIQSAMHLQNKGVKAITTSCGFLALFQQEIQSQLHVPFYSSSLMQIPLVHMLSGGKVGVLTARRKSLTVNHLQSVMAHQTPVAIEGMDDMPAFTTAIVDETHALDMKKVSVEMKQAVTRLLDNHPDVKAIVLECTNMPPYKRFIKEVTDLPVFDIVTLSNYVVGALD from the coding sequence ATGAATATGAAAAAATTAGGGATTTTGATGCTTGATACAGGTTTTTACCGACCAAAGGGTGATATTGGAAACCCAGAAACATTTCCGTATCCTGTGGCATACCAGACGGTGGAAAAAGCGACAGTAAAACGGGCTGTGAAAATGAGTGATTCCATATTAATTGGATCGTTCATTCAATCGGCAATGCATTTACAGAATAAAGGGGTAAAGGCAATTACAACCAGTTGTGGCTTCCTTGCCCTTTTTCAGCAGGAAATCCAAAGTCAATTGCACGTCCCGTTTTATTCTTCCAGTTTAATGCAAATTCCCCTCGTACATATGTTATCAGGCGGAAAAGTTGGTGTACTTACAGCAAGGAGAAAAAGTCTGACAGTAAACCATTTGCAAAGTGTAATGGCACATCAGACACCTGTTGCCATCGAGGGAATGGATGACATGCCAGCTTTCACAACAGCCATTGTTGATGAGACACATGCTTTGGATATGAAGAAGGTTTCGGTCGAGATGAAGCAAGCCGTTACCAGACTGTTAGACAATCATCCAGATGTAAAAGCCATTGTTTTGGAATGTACGAATATGCCTCCGTATAAACGTTTTATAAAAGAAGTAACAGATCTGCCGGTATTTGATATTGTAACGTTGAGCAATTACGTGGTGGGGGCGTTGGATTAG